TGAATATAAGCAGCGGAGTGAAGTCACAAAAATACTGCACCTTGCAGTTGCAGATTAAGGAATGCTGGTGGTTTCAACATTCATGGCCAAAGGGCCGGTAAAATACGTGCTTTTGAAAATCTTTGCAACTCCTTGGCCCATGATGAGCATATTTGAGTCATATATGTAAGCTCTGAAACTAGAAACACGCAATTCTGCATGACTCGTGATGGTTAATACCAGGAAACGTTACACTTACATATGAGAAATCCTGCAAATGATCAGAGCACAAGGATTCTTCCGATCATCATTTCAGGAATAGTAGCACACTGGTCGCTAGTGGCTGCATCACCTGACATTACGATCCTGGTGATAAAGATCACAGGGCTGCAATATGGCTAAAACTCTGGGCAAAATTACAGCATAGATCAGCAACCAAGGAGTGAATGATAACTGATCCCTCACATCAATCCATACAATCTTAAAAACCTACGTGGAAAGCGGGAGGATCACAGTGTAGCTAGATAGTGAATGATGTACAAAATTACGGTGAATCTGTCCAAACTCAATTCAAAGTTCACTGCTCCAAGGCAAGTTGCTTGTGCCGGTTGAGATCGTTGAGGTAGCTTGAGCGTGTGTAATCTTCTGAATCACATGAGTCAAACATCAGGGGCTTTACGATTTTAGGCCTTCTGACCAGCTCAAGTGACTCCCGGTCTCCCTTCAAGAAACAGACCACCTGCAGGCAACAAATCAGGGGTCAATTTACTCATTTTGCACTTCAGTTGGCAGATAAAGATCCACTCACTCACCGATTTCATACTAGGCCGTGAGGTTGAGCTGTGGTGAATGCACAAGGATGCCACTGCTAGGATGTACACCATCTCTTCAGGGTCATATTCGTTGCCGAGGGAAGGATCCACCAGCTCTTTGATGTTGTTTGCATCAAGCAACGGTTTTGCCTTCACAGACAATGAACAATTTGTGAATTCCATGGGGTTCAGAAGCATGTAATTATGCTACTTCATGTTTTCTGTTCATTTCATTCTATCCGAACTcctaaattatctatttatttttttgacaATGTCAAAGAATGAAATTTGATGAACTGGTTTCAATATATAAAGTATATGGTAGTAGTTTGCTAAATGTGTACCCATATCACTAGGCTCTGTCTGGAGGAATCCACTGCTTTCCGCCCTGTAACTAGCTCAAGAAGTAGAACTCCATATGCAAACACATCTGTCTTCTCATTTATGATCCCATGCATGAAGTATTCTGGGGCCATATACCTAAAAGACAGCACAAAATCAAAGTTGAAACAACAGTTACAACACTATTTTCAGTCTTCTGGATAATAAGAAAGCATGATCAAGAGCCAAAGAGGCTCACCCGAATGTGCCTTCAATGGGATATACAACAAGATGAGTCAATTGGTCAGGAAGCCACTTGGCAAGCCCAAAATCTGATatctgcaaaagaaaagagcaaaACTGTAACTCTTGACATCCCTAGGTTTTATAAGGAACGTGATAGTGTAATCTAGCAGTAGAAACGTACCTGAGGTTGGTAGTCTTCAGTTAAAAGGATATTAGAAGCCTTGATGTCTCTGTGAATTATGCGGCGATGGCATCCTTCATGTAGGTACAGCAATCCTTCAGCAATTCCAAGTGCAATGTTGAACCTGACTTTCCACTTCAGGGGTTCCTTTGTACCTGATCAGCTAAAGTCCATTTTAGCGCTAGACTAAGGGCATCTCAGTACAGTCTAACAGACAATGGACttttttatattaaaaaggtGAGATGCTTGAGATCTCAGACCATGCTTGAAATGTAGGGGACTTAAGAAAGTGAGTGTAAGATATATAAAACAGCATGCATAAATGGAAACATGAACTTCTAAAAACTCGACCTGCGGGGGGTAAGACAGCCCCTGGGTTTTTTACTAAGGAGAAGACCTTCTCACGCAGGCCGAGAAAACCTAGGAGGGCCCAAACCAACCACAGCTATGACCTGGGCCGGGCCTTGACCTGTGCTTTGGTTATGGTGACAGACGAGGGGATTTTTTTAGCCTCAGCctgaaattcgctcccacggggagtcaAACCCAGAACCTGAGGAGTGCTACTGAGGCCATCTAACCAATTCAGCTAGAGACCCTTTCAGATATTATTTGAACGATTATGCTGTACTGGCATAAAAGTTAAAGATCTGCTCTCATAAAATTCTTAATGTGAAGTGTACCTCGCCTTTTAAAAATGTTTGCATAAAATGTGCCCCCATATCACATAAAATCTCTTAGCTATTTCATTCATTAGCTAACAAAAGTGTTACTCTTAGATAGGAATATACCATGCAGAACAGAAGCCAGGCTTCCATGAGGTGAGAACTGCAAAACCAAGTGCAAGCCCCCTTCCACGCTGAACCCCAAGAGCTGTGCTGCGTTTGGGTGGTTAACATGGGCTATTATTCCAAGCTCAGATAAGAAGTCGCTAACTCGGTCCTCTTTGTTACCGCCTTTTGTTAATCTCTTCACTGCCACAAATTGTCCATCAGCAAGCTGTCCTTTGTATACCTCAGCATGCCCTCCCTTGCCGATCAATTTTTCTAGTAAAGTCAGGCATAAAACAAACTCAGTTGATACTCAGGGCAGCTAAGATGATAAATTCCAGCCAAAAACTGTATTTGCATTACACAAAAAAATTGAAGTTATCACCTTAAAAGATGGAAATAAGAAACAGAGCTCAAGGAATTACATTTCCATACTGTATTGTCAATTGTCATGATGAAAAAGCTAGCTTAGATTAACAGGTGATCTTAAACTTTTCCAGCTAAAGAGCATGTGCATGCTAAAAGGACAGTAATAGGTCATCATCATTAACCTAAAGAACCATTCATGATTAGGACCTCAGACCCTCACGTAATATCATTTCTCAGTGAAATCATAGCATTGCAACTGTAAAAGGTACATCCCACCTCACGAGTTTTGCAATGATAGTAGCAGAACCTAATCATTAAATCACTCACAGCAACAATGAAGTAAGTGTGCATGACTGCATGTTACCTGAACTAAATCTGTCAGTTGCAGTACAAAGCTCTTCGTAGTCAAAGCTTCGCCATGATGGTCTCCACTTCCCAATCTCAGGAAGGATCTCAG
Above is a genomic segment from Setaria viridis chromosome 4, Setaria_viridis_v4.0, whole genome shotgun sequence containing:
- the LOC117852287 gene encoding receptor-like cytosolic serine/threonine-protein kinase RBK1 isoform X2; amino-acid sequence: MATTEEAGEDERLLKDLPGSSDKEAHTSAGEDQENTKRDSEGTTTEECGSGGSVIEATVSSEDQNDRHGNDSNIQCAESDGACKPMPEMDSKSINGECPDEVPEIGSKSSNDDNCGSSEEMPRIGTKSSSDDNSECADRSSPRAVLDISVSGSVDSDDSASVEQSAESNHNVQWRNLISGLILRRKKSMGRAVTFPQRSKSRGLRGYLERMRSGKNQMDCSAIAPEILPEIGKWRPSWRSFDYEELCTATDRFSSEKLIGKGGHAEVYKGQLADGQFVAVKRLTKGGNKEDRVSDFLSELGIIAHVNHPNAAQLLGFSVEGGLHLVLQFSPHGSLASVLHGTKEPLKWKVRFNIALGIAEGLLYLHEGCHRRIIHRDIKASNILLTEDYQPQISDFGLAKWLPDQLTHLVVYPIEGTFGYMAPEYFMHGIINEKTDVFAYGVLLLELVTGRKAVDSSRQSLVIWAKPLLDANNIKELVDPSLGNEYDPEEMVYILAVASLCIHHSSTSRPSMKSVVCFLKGDRESLELVRRPKIVKPLMFDSCDSEDYTRSSYLNDLNRHKQLALEQ
- the LOC117852287 gene encoding receptor-like cytosolic serine/threonine-protein kinase RBK1 isoform X1; the encoded protein is MATTEAEAGEDERLLKDLPGSSDKEAHTSAGEDQENTKRDSEGTTTEECGSGGSVIEATVSSEDQNDRHGNDSNIQCAESDGACKPMPEMDSKSINGECPDEVPEIGSKSSNDDNCGSSEEMPRIGTKSSSDDNSECADRSSPRAVLDISVSGSVDSDDSASVEQSAESNHNVQWRNLISGLILRRKKSMGRAVTFPQRSKSRGLRGYLERMRSGKNQMDCSAIAPEILPEIGKWRPSWRSFDYEELCTATDRFSSEKLIGKGGHAEVYKGQLADGQFVAVKRLTKGGNKEDRVSDFLSELGIIAHVNHPNAAQLLGFSVEGGLHLVLQFSPHGSLASVLHGTKEPLKWKVRFNIALGIAEGLLYLHEGCHRRIIHRDIKASNILLTEDYQPQISDFGLAKWLPDQLTHLVVYPIEGTFGYMAPEYFMHGIINEKTDVFAYGVLLLELVTGRKAVDSSRQSLVIWAKPLLDANNIKELVDPSLGNEYDPEEMVYILAVASLCIHHSSTSRPSMKSVVCFLKGDRESLELVRRPKIVKPLMFDSCDSEDYTRSSYLNDLNRHKQLALEQ